From Pagrus major chromosome 18, Pma_NU_1.0, a single genomic window includes:
- the med12 gene encoding mediator of RNA polymerase II transcription subunit 12 isoform X3: protein MMAAFGILSYEHRPLKRPRLGPPDVYPQDPKQKEDELTALNVKQGFNNQPAVSGDEHGSAKNVNFNPSKISSNFSSIIAEKLRYNTFPDTGKRKPQVNQKDNFWLVTARSQSSINNWFTDLAGTKPLTQLAKKVPIFSKKEEVFGYLAKYSVPVMRSAWMIKMTCAYHAAITETKVKKRHVIDPCIEWTQIITKYLWEQLQKVAEYYRQFPSQGCSSPLPATPADVETAMKQWEYNEKLAMFMFQDGMLDRHEFLTWVLECFEKVRPGEDELLRLLLPLLLQYSGEFVQSAYLSRRLAYFCTRRLNLLLSDGSLGPGTGGHPAHGILAQQGNALPPTPTSQPAGGNQPQTPFTDFYICPQHRPLVFGLSCMLQSIVLCCPSALVWHYSLTDSRNKTGSPLDLLPIAPSSLPMPGGNTAFTQQVRTKLREIEEQVKERGQAVEFRWSFDKCQETTAGFTIGRVLHTLEVLDNHSFEKSDFNNSLDSLYNRIFGSGQSKDGHEMSPDDDAVVTLLCEWAVCCKRSGRHRAMVVAKLLEKRQAEIEAERCGESEVVDEKGSVSSGSLSAATLPVFQDVLLQFLDTQAPTLTEPGNESERVEFSNLVLLFCELIRHDVFSHNIYMCTLISRGDLASDSHLPRPRSPSDEPSDESERKEQEAGGSGKNEDTGLSESMEIDQNSSANFDEMFSPPMHCESKGSPSPEKPAAEQDSKASCKDKGMDPAFPQLYEQPRHIQYATHFPIPQEESASHECNQRLVVLYGVGKLRDEARHTIKKITKDILKVLNRKSTAETGGEEGQKRKRSKPEAFPTAEDIFSKFQHLSHFDQHQVTSQVSRNVMEQITSFALGMSYHLPLVQHIQFIFDLMEYSLNISGLIDFAIQLLNELSLVEAELLLKSSSLVGSYTTSLCLCIVAVLRRYHSCLILNPEQTAYVFDGLRIVVKSGVNPADCSSAERCILAYLYDLYTSCSHLKNKFGEIFSEFCSKVKNSIYCNIDPSDSNMLWDPVFMMEAIANPSAHNFNHSMVGTILNDSPANRYSFVCNVLMDVCVDHRDPERVNDIGILCAELTAYCRSLSAEWLGILKALCCSSNNGNCGFNDLLCNVDVSDLSFHDSLATFVAILIARQCLLLEDLVRCVAIPSLLNAACSEQDSEPGARLTCRILLHLFKTPQRNPVPQDGVKSDKSSVGIRSSCDRHLLAASQNSIVVGAVFAVLKAVFMLGDAELRGSGLSHPAGLDDISEGRNVSIETASLDVYAKYVLKTICQQEWVGERCLKSLSEDSSALQDPVLVNIQAQRLLQLICYPHRQLDSDDGDNPQRQRIKRILQNMDQWTMRQSSLELQLMIKQSTNNELYSLLENIAKATIEVFQKSAEMNSSNPSGNGAAAQGGAASNNNSTTSKMKPILSSSERSGVWLVAPLIAKLPTTVQGHVLKAAGEELEKGQHLGSSSRKERDRQKQKSMSLLSQQPFLSLVLTCLKGQDEQREGLLTSLYSQVQQIVTNWREDQYQDDCKAKQMMHEALKLRLNLVGGMFDTVQRSTQQTTEWAVLLLDIISSGTVDMQSNNELFTTVLDMLSVLINGTLAADMSSISQGSMEENKRAYMNLVKKLRKELGDRQSESLEKVRQLLPLPKQTRDVITCEPQGSLIDTKGNKIAGFEKEGLQVSTKQKISPWDVFEGLKHSAPLSWGWFGTVRVDRKVTKFEEQQRFLLYHTHLKPKPRSYYLEPLPLPPEEEEPLTPVSQEPEKKMMEAVKPEKTVPAVATDSSKKKSNKKKKAPTAKTEQDYVNRTPGGGGYGPSMPPELMQNHPYNRLQYGQQTMGMYTQNQPLPPGGPGLEPPYRPARNPQMNKMMPTRPSYPTMMPGMQGGLPSMIGLDKQYPMGYKPQPMPQGQILRQQLQVRLNQSMIGQQIRPITPNQPYSSMQTSQNISQGYTSYGSHMGMQPHPSQGGGIVPSSYGNQNFQGTHPGANPAVVDPLRQMQQRPSGYVHQQAPGYAHNMQNAQRFAHQPLQQNPIMHGLSHMAGGQGVHPGLRPNQMLAEQQQQQQQQQQAAQQQQQYLRQQQALRQQAQQVQQQQQQQQQQQQQQQQQQQQQQQQQQQVQPQQVPPQQQVPQQQQQQQQQQQQQQQQQVSAVQPPGQAQNQGLGMQPLPPQQPMFPRQGMQQTQQQQQTAALVRQLQQQLSNTQPGQGTNSYY from the exons ATGATGGCTGCTTTCGGGATCCTAAGTTACGAACACCGGCCATTAAAGCGGCCCAGACTCGGCCCTCCGGACGTCTATCCTCAAGATCCAAAGCAGAAAGAG GATGAGCTGACTGCACTGAACGTGAAGCAAGGGTTCAATAACCAACCAGCTGTTTCTGGGGATGAACATGGCAGTGCTAAAAATGTCAACTTCAACCCTTCAAAG ATCAGCTCAAACTTCAGCAGCATCATCGCAGAGAAGCTGCGCTACAACACGTTCCCGGACACAGGGAAACGTAAGCCACAGGTCAACCAGAAGGACAATTTCTGGCTCGTCACAGCGAGGTCACAGAGCTCCATCAATAATTGGTTCACGGATTTAGCCGGGACTaaacctctgacacagctggcTAAAAAG GTTCCTATCTTCAGCAAAAAGGAGGAGGTTTTTGGATACTTGGCCAAGTACTCAGTCCCTGTCATGCGCTCAGCATGGATGATAAAGATGACCTGTGCGTATCACGCAGCCATCACAGAAACTAAAGTCAAGAAGAGGCATGTGATTGATCCTTGTATAG aATGGACTCAGATTATTACTAAGTACCTGTGGGAGCAGCTTCAGAAGGTGGCCGAGTATTACAGACAGTTTCCCAGTCAAGGCTGCAGCTCCCCCCTCCCAGCTACTCCTGCTGATGTGGAGACGGCCATGAAGCAGTGGGAATACAACGAGAAGCTCGCCATGTTCATGTTCCAG GATGGGATGCTAGACAGACACGAGTTCCTGACGTGGGTGCTGGAGTGTTTTGAGAAGGTTCGACCTGGTGAAGATGAGCTTCTCAGACTTCTCCTGCCGCTTTTACTACAG TACTCAGGGGAATTTGTACAGTCGGCTTACTTGTCACGGAGGCTGGCTTACTTCTGCACACGGCGCCTCAACCTGTTGCTAAGCGACGGGAGCCTGGGCCCCGGCACAGGAGGGCATCCGGCCCATGGCATCTTGGCGCAGCAAGGTAACGCCCTGCCCCCGACTCCAACGTCGCAGCCGGCAGGAGGGAACCAGCCACAGACACCGTTCACCGACTTCTACATCTGCCCTCAGCACAGGCCTCTGGTGTTCGGGCTCAGCTGCATGTTACAG AGCATAGTTTTGTGCTGTCCGAGTGCTCTGGTGTGGCATTACTCtctgacagacagcagaaatAAAACCGGTTCACCTCTGGACCTCCTGCCCATCGCCCCGTCCAGCTTACCAATGCCCGGAGGAAATACTGCCTTCACACAGCAG GTCCGTACAAAGCTGAGAGAAATCGAGGAGCAAGTGAAGGAGCGAGGCCAGGCGGTGGAGTTCAGGTGGTCGTTCGATAAGTGTCAGGAGACCACAGCAG GGTTCACCATAGGGAGGGTTCTTCACACCCTGGAGGTTTTGGACAACCACAGCTTTGAGAAGTCTGACTTTAACAACTCACTGGATTCGCTGTACAACCGAATATTTGGGTCAGGCCAGAGTAAAGATGGCCATGAG ATGTCACCAGATGATGACGCGGTGGTGACCTTGCTTTGTGAATGGGCAGTGTGCTGTAAGCGTTCTGGCAGACACAGGGCCATGGTGGTGGCCAAGCTGCTGGAAAAGAGACAGGCTGAAATAGAAGCGGAG AGGTGTGGTGAGTCGGAGGTAGTGGATGAGAAGGGCTCTGTGTCATCCGGCTCCCTCTCAGCTGCCACACTGCCAGTCTTTCAGGATGTGTTGCTACAGTTCCTCGACACTCAGGCCCCCACACTGA cGGAGCCTGGGAATGAAAGCGAGCGGGTGGAGTTCTCCAACCTGGTCCTGCTCTTCTGCGAGCTCATCCGTCACGACGTCTTTTCCCACAACATCTACATGTGCACGCTGATTTCCCGCGGTGACCTAGCTTCTGACTCCCACCTGCCGCGCCCGCGCTCCCCCAGTGACGAGCCATCCGATGAATCAGAGCGCAAGGAGCAGGAGGCAGGCGGCAGCGGCAAGAACGAG GATACCGGCCTGTCGGAGTCGATGGAAATTGATCAAAACTCCAGTGCTAATTTTGacgag ATGTTCTCTCCTCCGATGCACTGTGAGTCCAAAGGGAGCCCCTCTCCCGAGAAGCCCGCCGCAGAGCAAGACAGCAAGGCCAGCTGTAAGGACAAGGGCATGGACCCTGCCTTCCCTCAGCTGTACGAGCAACCTCGCCACATTCAGTATGCCACTCACTTCCCCATTCCTCAG GAGGAGAGTGCCAGCCATGAGTGCAACCAGCGGTTAGTGGTTCTGTACGGTGTGGGCAAACTGAGGGATGAGGCGCGACACACCatcaaaaaaatcaccaaagaCATCTTGAAGGTGCTCAACCGCaaaagcacagcagaaacag gaggagaggaaggacagaagaggaagcgGAGTAAGCCGGAAGCCTTTCCCACTGCAGAAGATATCTTCTCCAAATTCCAGCACCTCTCCCACTTTGACCAGCACCAAGTCACCTCCCAG gtgtCCAGAAACGTGATGGAACAGATCACCAGCTTTGCCTTAGGGATGTCTTATCACCTGCCTCTCGTCCAGCACATTCAGTTCATCTTTGACCTCATGGAGTACTCCCTCAACATTAGTGGCCTCATAGACTTTGCTATTCAG ctTCTGAATGAGTTGAGTCTGGTGGAAGCCGAGCTGCTGCTGAAGTCGTCCAGCCTCGTGGGCAGCTACACCACCAGCCTGTGTCTGTGTATCGTAGCTGTGCTGAGGAGGTACCACTCCTGCCTCATTCTCAATCCTGAGCAGACGGCGTACGTTTTTGACGG GTTGCGCATCGTGGTGAAATCAGGTGTGAACCCAGCGGACTGTTCGTCTGCCGAGCGATGCATCTTGGCCTACCTGTATGACCTCTACACCTCCTGCAGTCACCTCAAGAACAAGTTTGGCGAGATTTTCAG TGAGTTCTGCTCAAAAGTGAAAAACTCCATCTACTGCAATATCGACCCGTCGGACTCCAACATGCTCTGGGATCCTGTGTTCATGATGGAGGCCATCGCCAACCCCTCGGCCCACAACTTCAACCACTCCATGGTGGGCACGATCCTCAACGACAGCCCGGCCAACCGCTACAGCTTCGTCTGTAATGTGctcatggatgtgtgtgtggatcacaGAGACCCTGAGAG GGTGAACGATATTGGGATCCTGTGTGCGGAGCTGACGGCTTATTGTCGCTCCCTGAGTGCCGAGTGGCTCGGCATCCTCAAggctctctgctgctcctctaaCAACGGCAACTGTGGCTTCAATGATCTGCTGTGTAACGTAGAT GTGAGCGATTTGTCCTTCCATGATTCCCTGGCAACCTTCGTAGCCATTCTCATCGCTAGACAGTGCCTGCTCCTAGAAGACCTGGTTCGCTGTGTGGCCATTCCTTCCCTCCTCAACGCAG CCTGCAGCGAGCAAGACTCTGAGCCAGGAGCCCGACTCACCTGCAGGATTCTGTTGCATCTTTTCAAGACACCACAGCGCAACCCTGTCCCCCAAGATGGTGTGAAGTCAG ATAAATCCTCAGTTGGTATCCGGTCGTCTTGTGATCGCCACCTTCTTGCTGCGTCTCAGAACAGCATAGTTGTTGGAGCAGTATTTGCTGTCCTCAAAGCTGTCTTTATGCTGG GTGATGCAGAGCTCAGAGGTTCAGGACTGTCGCACCCTGCAGGCCTGGACGACATATCTGAGGGCCGCAACGTCTCCATAGAAACTGCCAGCTTGGATGTGTATGCAAAATACGTTCTGAAGACGATCTGCCAGCAG GAATGGGTTGGAGAGCGCTGCCTGAAGTCTCTGTCCGAGGACAGCAGCGCGCTGCAGGACCCGGTGCTGGTAAACATTCAGGCCCAACGACTACTACAGCTAATTTGCTATCCACATCGCCAGCTGGACAGTGACGATGGTGACAACCCTCAGAGGCAGCGCATCAAACGCATCCTCCAG AACATGGATCAGTGGACGATGAGACAGTCGTccctggagctgcagctgatgatcAAACAGAGCACAAACAAT GAGCTCTACTCGCTCTTGGAGAACATAGCCAAGGCCACCATCGAGGTGTTTCAGAAATCAGCTGAGATGAACTCCAGTAACCCCTCAGGGAACGGAGCAGCGGCCCAAGGAGGTGCCGCgtccaacaacaacagcaccacCAGCAAGATGAAGCCAATTTTAAG CTCATCAGAGCGGTCAGGTGTGTGGCTGGTGGCTCCGTTGATAGCCAAGCTGCCCACCACAGTTCAGGGCCATGTACTGAAGGCAGCAGGAGAAGAGCTGGAGAAGGGACAGCACCTGGGCTCCTCCTCACGTAAGGAGAGGGACAGGCAGAAACAGAAAAG TATGTCTCTGCTGAGCCAGCAGCCGTTCTTGTCTTTGGTGCTGACCTGCTTGAAGGGACAGGATGAACAGAGGGAAGGCCTTCTCACCTCCCTCTACAGCCAAGTGCAGCAGATTGTCACGAACTGGAGAGAAGATCAGTACCAGGACGActgcaaagcaaagcaaatgaTGCACGAGGCTCTGAAACTACGACTGAATCTT GTGGGTGGCATGTTCGACACGGTGCAGCGCAGCACCCAGCAGACCACTGAGTGGGCCGTACTACTCCTTGACATCATCAGCAGCGGCACAGTTGACATGCAGTCCAATAA TGAGCTCTTCACAACAGTGTTGGACATGTTGAGTGTGCTGATTAATGGCACACTGGCTGCTGACATGTCCAGTATCTCTCAGGGCAGCATGGAGGAGAATAAGAGAGCCTATATGAACCTGGTCAAGAAGCTCAGG AAAGAGCTCGGAGATCGGCAGTCGGAGAGTTTGGAAAAAGTTCGCCAGCTTCTGCCCCTACCCAAGCAGACCCGAGATGTGATAACCTGTGAACCTCAGGGCTCTCTAATAGACACAAAGGGCAACAAGATCGCTGGCTTTGAGAAGGAG GGTCTCCAAGTATCGACCAAACAAAAGATTTCTCCCTGGGACGTCTTTGAGGGTCTCAAACACTCCGCCCCTCTCTCCTGGGGCTGGTTCGGTACGGTGCGCGTGGACCGCAAAGTCACCAAATTCGAGGAGCAGCAGCGTTTCCTGCTCTACCACACCCACCTGAAGCCCAAACCTCGTAGCTATTACCTGGAGCCGCTCCCCCTGCcccctgaggaggaggagcctcTGACGCCCGTCTCCCAGGAACCAGAGAAGAAGATGATGGAGGCCGTGAAGCCAGAGAAGACTGTGCCTGCTGTGGCCACCGACTCGAGCAAGAAGAAAtccaacaagaagaagaaagctcCGACCGCCAAGACAGAG CAGGACTATGTGAACCGTACACCAGGCGGCGGGGGCTATGGGCCTAGCATGCCACCTGAACTGATGCAGAACCACCCATATAACAGGCTACAATACGGCCAGCAGACCATGGGCATGTACACACAGAACCAGCCTCTACCTCCAG gaGGTCCAGGTTTAGAACCTCCTTACAGACCTGCTCGCAACCCACAGATGAACAAAATGATGCCGACTCGACCCAGCTACCCAACAATGATGCCCGGCATGCAGGGAGGCTTGCCCAGCATGATCGGACTGGACAAGCAATACCCAATGGGTTACAAGCCCCAGCCCATGCCACAGGGTCAGATACTGCGGCAGCAGCTACAGGTCAGACTG AATCAGAGCATGATAGGGCAGCAGATTAGACCAATAACACCCAACCAACCTTACTCTTCAATGCAGACATCTCAG AACATATCTCAGGGCTATACCTCGTACGGATCACACATGGGGATGCAGCCGCATCCATCCCAGGGTGGTGGTATAGTTCCTTCCTCCTATGGGAACCAAAACTTCCAGGGCACCCATCCTGGAGCCAACCCGGCTGTGGTGGATCCTCTTAGGCAAATGCAGCAGAGGCCCAGTGGTTACGTTCACCAGCAGGCTCCAGGCTATGCACACAACATGCAGAACGCACAGAG GTTTGCCCATCAGCCCCTCCAGCAAAATCCCATCATGCACGGTCTCAGTCACATGGCAGGAGGCCAGGGCGTCCATCCAGGCTTGAGGCCCAATCAGATGCTGgcagagcaacagcagcagcaacagcagcagcaacaagcagcacagcaacagcagcagtacCTCAGACAACAACAAGCACTCAGA CAACAGGCCCAACAAGttcaacagcagcaacaacaacaacagcagcagcagcagcagcagcagcagcagcagcagcaacagcaacaacagcaacaacaggtCCAGCCCCAGCAAGTTCCTCCTCAACAGCAAGtcccgcagcagcagcagcagcaacagcagcagcaacagcagcagcagcagcagcaggtgtcgGCAGTGCAACCACCAGGCCAGGCGCAGAACCAGGGCCTGGGCATGCAGCCACTACCCCCACAGCAACCAATG TTCCCACGACAGGGAATGCAGCAgactcaacagcagcagcagactgcagCTCTGGTCAGACAGCTGCAACAGCAACTTTCAA ATACACAACCAGGACAGGGCACCAATTCATATTACTGA